The following is a genomic window from Merismopedia glauca CCAP 1448/3.
AAAAGAGATTGAAGGTTTACCAGCCCCCGTACAGCGATTCTTTCAGACAGTACTCAAGGATGGACAAGGGATCGTGGCTGCGGTCAAACTCTCTCAGACAGGACAGTTTAATCTGAGTGAAACTGAAGCCAAGTGGAGTCCGTTTAGTGCTACTCAATTTGTCATCACTCAACGCCTGGGCTTTGATTGGGATGCACGCATCCAGATGGTTCCTGGGTTGAATGTATTTGTCCATGATACATATCTGTTAGGAGAAGGTAACTTACACGCATCATTACTCGGTCTTTTCACCGTTGCAAAAATGCACGGTACGCCTGAATTGAACCAAGGTGAATTATTACGGTTCTTTGCGGAGGCTACTTGGTATCCCACTGCACTATTACCCAGTCAGGGTGTGCGCTGGGAAGCAATCAATGACAACTCTGCCCGTGCTACTTTGATCGATGGGGCAACAACTGTTTCTCTTGTATTTAGCTTTAATGCTGAAGGGGCGATCGCTACGATTCGGGCTGAGGCTCGTTATCGCGACAAGCTGACTGCAATGCCTTGGAGCGGTCGATTCTGGGAATATTCAGTTCGCAATGGAATGCTCATTCCCTTAGAAGGCGAAGTGGGATGGGAACATCCAGAAGGCATTCGGCTCTATTTTAAAGGAAGAATTACAGAGATTAACTATGAGTTCGCGCTATAAATATTTATCATGTTCCTTTAATGCGTGCTAGAAGTTAAATTAGGTGTGACACCATACTTTGCTGATACTGTCACATTACCAGATGGACGCATACGGCTCGTGCTTGGCTGGCTAACGCTCACTTTTTCTTAGCGTTCTTCTTCTTACAAGGTCATTTATGGCACGCTTTAAGGGCGATGGGATTTGATTTTAAACGAGTGGAAGCAGCGTTAAATCAAGCAGGTAGCGAATCTTAGATTTGTCTTTTTCATAACGGCATGACATCATTTAAAGTAGGTCTGACTCATAATCACCAGACCTACTTTTTGTGTGTCTTTGGTTCATCTTCGTAATTTAGATGAACCTTGTTCGCAAATATTTAGACACCTGAAGCGCTAAAAAAAGTTATAAGTGAGACTAATCTGTGTAGTCTTAACTAGGTTTGGGCAATATAAATTTATACAATCTCAAACAAATTTAGCTAAGACATACGTAAAAGGTCATGGCAATTAGGCAACTGCAAAAATGGCGCATCAAGAGGCTATTCCAGCAAATATCTCAAGGCTCATTAGTTTATAGAACATTGGGCAATATGTCCCTGCGAGTTGGAATCGTCATTTTTATTTCCGCAGGTGTTAGCTATATCCATATGATGTCTAAGCTAGAGGCACAAACTAGACAACAACTAGAAAAATATATTCATGCACGGGGCGATCGCGAGAGTAGTATTTTTGAACTAGCAAAAGATAATCTTACGGTTATAAAAGATAGGTATTTACAGGAATTAAAGGTTTTAGGCAACAAAGATCCCAAAACAGAATTTGATGCCTTAGTATCCCAATGGTCAGATAAAACCAGCCGTAATTTCCCTCAATATAAAGATTATCGACAGTTTGATACCCATAAATACGCCACGGTTTTTATTGGTAAAGAAGCTACCAACAATGCTGACTTGCGGCGACGAATTTTATTAGCCCATAACTTGATTAGTATTTATGGTCATGCCTGGAGTAACCGATTTATAGACACATACATGGTATCTCCAGAAAATACGCTAACTATATACTGGAAGGACTTACCCTATGGACTACAATCTAGTTCGAGTTATTACACCCTAGATAAAGAGTTTTTCTATGCTGCCAACCCCGAACATAATCCAAAGCGTGAAACAGTATGGACGGGAGTATATCTAGATCCGACTGTTAAAGCTTGGATGGTTTCTGCTCTTTCGCCAGTTTACGATGCAAATGACCGATATATTGGTAATTTTGGGCATGACATTATCTTGACCGATTTAGTTAACAGTACGATCAAAGACCATCTCAAAGGCACCTATAACTTGGTATTTCGCGAAGATGGTCGGCTGATTGCTCACCCCGAACTCATGGATGAAATCCAGCAAAAGGATGGTAAATTGCGGATTTCTGACCTTAAAAACCCCCATCTACAGAAGGTTTTTGAGCTAGTCACCCAAGCTAACAGTCAAGAGAACATACTGGATTATCAATCAGCTAATGAATATCTCGCCTTTACCAAACTTGAAGGCACTAAATGGTATTTTGTGACGGTATATCCCAAATCTCTCTTGTCTGGGATGGCTTTTGATACAGCCTCTTTTATCTTAATTTGTGGGATTATTTCGCTTTTAATCGAAGTTTTGCTGTTATTTTTGGCTATTTTGCAGGAAATTGCTAAGCCTGTCAATGATTTACTTCATGCTACCGAACAAGTAGCTAGCGGTAACTTCGATATTAAATTAGATACTGAGCGTTCAGATGAACTCGGTCGTCTCGCAAATGCATTCACGACTATGAGTCATCAGTTACAAGAATCTTTTGATAGTTTAGAACATAAAGTTGCTAACCGTACTGTTGAACTAGCGCAAGCTAAACAGGCTGCTGACGCGGCTAATCAAGCTAAAAGCGAATTTTTGGCGAATATGAGTCATGAATTGCGTACTCCCCTCAACGGGGTACTTGGCTATGCTCAAATCTTGAATCGTTCCCAAAACTTACCAGAAAAAGAACGTCATGGGGTGAATATTATCTACCAGTGCGGTAACCATTTGTTGATGTTGATCGATGATATTCTCGATTTAGCCAAAATAGAAGCCCGTAAAGTCGATCTAGTTGCCAAACCGATTCATTTTCCCGCTTTTTTACAAGGTGTGATGGAAATTTGTCAGATTCGTGCTTACCAAAAGGGGATTGAATTTGTTTATCAAGCATCATCTAACTTACCTGAAAGTATTGAAGCTGACGAAAAACGCTTGCGACAAGTCTTAATTAATTTACTAGGTAATGGGATTAAGTTTACTGATGCAGGGAAAGTGAGTTTCACGGTGGAAACAGTGGAGAAATTGACACCATCAGCGATCGCTTCCCCAACCCAAATAATTCGGTTTCAGATTGAAGATACCGGAATTGGCATTGCTAAAGAGCATTTAGAGGCAATTTTTCAGCCATTTGAACAAGTTGGCGAACGCAGACGACAAGCGCAAGGAACTGGATTGGGACTTTCTATTAGTCAGAAAAT
Proteins encoded in this region:
- a CDS encoding DUF6920 family protein, which translates into the protein MWIQWIAIISVASALCLGIAAIYGSYRWQSNTDKLRTKLTSGRRTIEPKIYDQKEIEGLPAPVQRFFQTVLKDGQGIVAAVKLSQTGQFNLSETEAKWSPFSATQFVITQRLGFDWDARIQMVPGLNVFVHDTYLLGEGNLHASLLGLFTVAKMHGTPELNQGELLRFFAEATWYPTALLPSQGVRWEAINDNSARATLIDGATTVSLVFSFNAEGAIATIRAEARYRDKLTAMPWSGRFWEYSVRNGMLIPLEGEVGWEHPEGIRLYFKGRITEINYEFAL
- a CDS encoding ATP-binding protein, coding for MAIRQLQKWRIKRLFQQISQGSLVYRTLGNMSLRVGIVIFISAGVSYIHMMSKLEAQTRQQLEKYIHARGDRESSIFELAKDNLTVIKDRYLQELKVLGNKDPKTEFDALVSQWSDKTSRNFPQYKDYRQFDTHKYATVFIGKEATNNADLRRRILLAHNLISIYGHAWSNRFIDTYMVSPENTLTIYWKDLPYGLQSSSSYYTLDKEFFYAANPEHNPKRETVWTGVYLDPTVKAWMVSALSPVYDANDRYIGNFGHDIILTDLVNSTIKDHLKGTYNLVFREDGRLIAHPELMDEIQQKDGKLRISDLKNPHLQKVFELVTQANSQENILDYQSANEYLAFTKLEGTKWYFVTVYPKSLLSGMAFDTASFILICGIISLLIEVLLLFLAILQEIAKPVNDLLHATEQVASGNFDIKLDTERSDELGRLANAFTTMSHQLQESFDSLEHKVANRTVELAQAKQAADAANQAKSEFLANMSHELRTPLNGVLGYAQILNRSQNLPEKERHGVNIIYQCGNHLLMLIDDILDLAKIEARKVDLVAKPIHFPAFLQGVMEICQIRAYQKGIEFVYQASSNLPESIEADEKRLRQVLINLLGNGIKFTDAGKVSFTVETVEKLTPSAIASPTQIIRFQIEDTGIGIAKEHLEAIFQPFEQVGERRRQAQGTGLGLSISQKIVEMMGSHIQVQSEVGKGTTFVFEVEFPVGTEPIWQYKTNSGKEIVGYEGERQTILVIDDRWENRAVLSSLLAPLGFEIVEAENGQEGLTKAREIQPNLIITDILMPEMDGLEMLKQLRQDEDLQDLRVIISSASVSPLEQQMSLEAGGNDFLPKPVHSEELFNLLEKHTEIHWKYQSVSELAPVPIESKLNPLNIPPSADLLILLQLAQQGRLQKLIAVAKEMTQTSDRYLPFIQQVTQLASEFQAEKIETLIEQYLEVETQTS